Below is a genomic region from Pseudomonadota bacterium.
CTCGAAGTCGACTCCGTTTGCTATCTGCCGTGGGGAGCTTCAATGCACATTCTTGTTCAGGCAACCCGGCCGGTTACTATTTCACAACAATGATTAAAAAAAATCACAGAAATCCGGCATCATAGTTCGCTGAAAATAATTGTCGGATAACAGAGAATAGAGACATGGGAATATAAGAATGGGAAAGACTCAATCTTTGGAGGAGGGTACACCATGGACCTCAGAGAAGCGGTCAAAGTCTTAATGCTCAGTCCGATGTATTTTCGGATGGATCTCAAAGCGAGGATGATCCTGGTGCGGGAGTTCTGTGAAATTCATTATCTTTCTTCGGTAATCCATAAAAAAACCAGGGCGAGTCTTCTATAGGAATTACCGGGTCTGAGATTGAGGTCCCATATAGAGGGAATCCGGATAATGGTCCCGTCGTCATCGTCTGTTGGAAGGAATCAGTATGGTCTTCTGCCGACAATGTTGCCGGCCGGAGAATAGTTGCAGACCCAGACCTGGGAACTGTCCGGACAGACCGCTTTGCCGCAACCTACCTCCGTTGAACTCTCCCAGATCACCTGGGTATAATGGCCGCAGCTGTTTCCTTCTGGGGCATCACAGCTGTTCGATTTGTGGTCATACCACTCTTTTTCACCGGCCCAGCTGTCTACAACCTGCTTTTCAGTAATCTTCTGCGTAGATCTGTTCCAGATCCAGTTTCCGTCCTTATCCCTGGCATGAGAGGTTTTCAGGGCGCTGGCCCAGTAAAGGTTTTCACCGGGACCGCTGTGGACCATTAAACAATTCTCGTTGTCCTTCAATTCATTTGCCCACTTGATGGCTTTGTCGGCCAGAGATCCGGACCAGGCAAGCCCGGATACTCCGACCTCAGCACGCCAGTTATTGTGGGCTTTAATGATCGCCTCAGGATCGATCCTGTTCTCCAGCGCATGAAGTTCGGAGGCGTACAGAGTGGGTAACAGAAAAAGCAGTGATAGGATTTGCGTAAATGTGGGAGACGGTCTGCTTGGATGTTCAATAGTATTGGGCATAGCAGTTTACCTGGCTACCACGAAGGCCCCGGGGAACCCTGCATTGTTCATTACTTTTTCCACATGTTCGGCGGCGTCAAGGGTCTGGCCGGCACGGACCTGCACCCGATAGAAGATCTGGTCTCCGCGGTCAAATTTCTTGATCACACTTTTCTTGCCCCAGGAGAGGACCTTCTCTTTCAGTTTACGGGCGTTTTCCTCGTTGGTGAAGGAGCCGATCTGGACATAGAATTCTCCGGCGTTGAAATCGGGATGCTCCCGGAACCTTTCAGTGCTTACCGGACCCTGCTGATAGGTGAAAGATTCACCCAGAGCGGTGATCTGAACTTTGGCAGTCCCCTGGTCGATAAACCCAAGCCTTGAGGCCCCTTCCTTGGAAAGGTCAATAATCCGGCCTTTGGCAAATGGCCCTCGGTCGTTGACCCTGATGGTGAGTTCCTTGTCGTTTTCAAGGTTTTTGACTAGGAGATGGGTGTTCATGGGCAGGGTTTTATGGGCCGCCGTCAGATCCCACATATTGTAGGTTTCCCCGTTGGAGGTTTTGCGACCGTGGAAATCTTTGCCGTACCAGGAGGCGATCCCGGTCTGGGTAAAGCCGTGTGAGGTCGGCAGGGGATAATAAGTTTTGCCGTCGATTTTATAGGGTTTCTGAGTGGGGGGAACTCGCTCATCTTTCGGGACCTGTTTGAAGGGGGCATCGATCCTTCTCTTGGTGTCGGCTTTACCGGATGAGATGGTGACCTGGCGGCTGCTTAATCCTCCGCAGCCGCTTATCAGAAAGAGAGATGCGATGAGCAGGGGTAATATGGGAAAAGATCTGCCGGTCATTTTTTCTGTTCAGCTCCGTTTTTTTTCGGTGTCGCCATGTCGGTTAATCTCTGGCGATAGAAGATGCCTGCCGGTCCGGTTGTATGTGGAGTGTAGGTTCTGAACTCTTTTCCATTCCCCCTGACTGAATCAAATACGGTTTCTCCGTTACTGTCAACCCATGAAAGCACCAGATCAAGGATCGGCCTTGCGATCTGAAACTTTCCTGAGCTGTCTGTCGTGACGAATGGTGTTTCCCATCTTCTGGTGTCATACCCTTTCAGCCAGAGTCCCGGTTTTTCGATGCCGGTCAGCTTGTCGGTCATTGCAGGGGGGTAACTCTCTTCGCCATAAATACTGTTCGAGAGCAGGAGTTCCGCTTCGTAGCTGGACTGGACCACCAGGTCGGCCCAATCCTCATAATTCTCTGCGTCAAGACGCAAAAGATGGGTGCTGCGGTCCATGTAGCTCCACTGGGCATGGCATACCTGACAGTCTGCCGTATCGTTGTAGTCTTTGTGCCGGGTGTCGGTAGCGGGCGGCACCTGCAGTTGTCTTTGTTCATGGGCCAGCTTCAAGGTGAGTCCAAGTTCGTTTGTTTCCAGGTTTTGCGCCGCTGTCCTGTCGTCTTTCTGCCACCGATGACAATCAATGCAGCTGATTCCTGGCGATTCTCCCATGAGTTGCCGCCCCGGATGGCAATCGATACAGGTCATGCCAGCCCTCTGGTGCACATCTGGTGCAAGCCGGTGTTGTTCCACGCCATACGGGCGAGGCGGATAGGAGCCGTCTATCTGATACGGAGTTCGGTATTCATGCTTGAAATCGTGTTCAAACCAGCCGTAGTAGTCGCTGCCGACCCT
It encodes:
- a CDS encoding SCP-like extracellular; translated protein: MPNTIEHPSRPSPTFTQILSLLFLLPTLYASELHALENRIDPEAIIKAHNNWRAEVGVSGLAWSGSLADKAIKWANELKDNENCLMVHSGPGENLYWASALKTSHARDKDGNWIWNRSTQKITEKQVVDSWAGEKEWYDHKSNSCDAPEGNSCGHYTQVIWESSTEVGCGKAVCPDSSQVWVCNYSPAGNIVGRRPY
- a CDS encoding septal ring lytic transglycosylase RlpA family protein, translated to MTGRSFPILPLLIASLFLISGCGGLSSRQVTISSGKADTKRRIDAPFKQVPKDERVPPTQKPYKIDGKTYYPLPTSHGFTQTGIASWYGKDFHGRKTSNGETYNMWDLTAAHKTLPMNTHLLVKNLENDKELTIRVNDRGPFAKGRIIDLSKEGASRLGFIDQGTAKVQITALGESFTYQQGPVSTERFREHPDFNAGEFYVQIGSFTNEENARKLKEKVLSWGKKSVIKKFDRGDQIFYRVQVRAGQTLDAAEHVEKVMNNAGFPGAFVVAR